One segment of Erigeron canadensis isolate Cc75 chromosome 2, C_canadensis_v1, whole genome shotgun sequence DNA contains the following:
- the LOC122588344 gene encoding uncharacterized protein LOC122588344: MKFHSHRKPKNNEDDDDDRGKTLVTDSSGKDVSDLLSKEQIRCLALYQQDSPKLGERSSWKNYRPWRQERNHQSARLEKQLMALEERIDKQLKRFQAQYSRPLNPTPPKEVANLLMPKSTPPLELTTLSWLGDCRPSSILDLLSSLVKSSPGRPSALTHAGAMEKAISQLIHDLRIEEAVIDEEMAEIQANCILNLPFSLTVEKPSGLGIYQVHSELKKVHRLIVKAQNFRKSALETVIKKILCQSDAAGFLLAFCEIQETVHQFSRDYKLRKGPVCVSLSPGSEMVGVDSSNSISSFEMD, from the exons ATGAAATTTCATTCACACAGGAAACCGAAGAACAACGAAGATGATGACGACGATCGTGGAAAGACTTTAGTTACGGATTCAAGCGGTAAAGATGTATCTGATCTTTTATCCAAGGAACAAATCCGATGCCTCGCTCTCTACCAACAAGATTCCCCTAAATTAG GGGAAAGATCCAGTTGGAAAAACTATAGACCCTGGAGGCAAGAAAGGAATCACCAGTCAGCCCGTCTTGAAAAGCAACTAATGGCCCTTGAAGAACGAATAGACAAGCAACTAAAACGATTCCAAGCCCAATACTCCCGGCCCTTGAATCCAACTCCACCCAAGGAGGTGGCTAACCTTCTTATGCCCAAATCCACTCCACCTCTTGAACTTACCACACTCTCTTGGCTCGGTGACTGTCGTCCCTCTTCCATTTTGGACCTCCTTAGCTCCCTGGTCAAGTCCTCACCCGGCCGACCCTCAGCATTGACCCATGCAGGTGCCATGGAGAAGGCTATATCACAATTGATCCATGACTTGCGGATCGAGGAAGCTGTGATTGATGAAGAAATGGCAGAAATTCAAGCTAATTGCATCCTGAACCTCCCTTTTTCCCTAACAGTAGAAAAGCCCAGTGGGTTGGGTATATACCAAGTCCACTCCGAGCTCAAAAAGGTCCACCGCCTCATTGTTAAGGCCCAAAACTTCAG GAAAAGTGCATTGGAGACAGTGATCAAGAAAATCTTGTGCCAAAGTGATGCTGCTGGATTTCTGCTTGCCTTTTGTGAAATTCAAGAAACTGTACATCAGTTTTCCAGAGACTATAAATTGAGGAAAGGCCCAGTATGTGTGTCATTGAGTCCTGGTTCAGAAATGGTGGGGGTTGACAGTAGCAACTCAATAAGCTCCTTCGAAATGGACTGA